A genomic segment from Candidatus Zixiibacteriota bacterium encodes:
- a CDS encoding CdaR family protein produces MSGSMLNIVIKLAALLLAVLLWFNVVSQKQYEYDISLPLKVFEFPDDLAAITAWPESLTVKVQADGSILLRNDWKEDGLRLRGGRLKRGYNNFIYNLETIALVRSEGISLLEIVNSPEARVQLDRVDSAYRPIASLLAVVPDEDYMVVKGTLSIEPSEVMITGPASVLRQIDSVFTEAKIIDNVDEPVSYNAKLEVSSDAQITFGHDSATVNINIDRILSRRIDSVQVSIEKAINDKTIILDPATISLVVSGPESYFDSLVTSSLTAQIDLPTDALAGYAVPQVDLPPNFSIVKIIPDSIRVVITP; encoded by the coding sequence ATGTCCGGCTCCATGCTAAATATTGTGATCAAACTGGCGGCTCTTCTGCTGGCGGTGCTCTTGTGGTTCAATGTCGTTAGCCAGAAGCAATATGAATACGATATTTCATTGCCCTTGAAAGTCTTCGAGTTCCCGGATGATCTGGCGGCGATTACGGCATGGCCCGAATCGCTTACGGTTAAAGTTCAGGCCGATGGGAGTATTCTTCTCCGAAACGATTGGAAAGAGGACGGATTGCGACTCCGAGGAGGTCGGCTAAAACGAGGTTATAATAATTTTATATACAACCTCGAAACGATTGCCCTGGTTCGTTCCGAGGGTATTAGTCTTTTGGAAATTGTTAATTCTCCCGAAGCGCGGGTTCAACTGGATCGCGTCGATTCGGCGTACAGGCCGATCGCATCCCTCCTGGCGGTAGTGCCCGATGAGGATTATATGGTCGTAAAAGGCACTCTGTCTATTGAACCGTCCGAGGTGATGATAACGGGACCGGCGTCGGTGCTCAGGCAAATTGATTCCGTATTTACCGAAGCGAAAATAATTGATAATGTCGATGAGCCAGTTTCTTACAATGCCAAACTGGAAGTTTCCTCCGATGCCCAGATTACGTTTGGGCACGATTCCGCCACGGTGAACATCAATATCGACCGGATATTATCACGACGTATCGATTCCGTTCAGGTAAGCATTGAAAAAGCAATCAACGATAAAACAATCATATTGGATCCGGCCACAATAAGCTTAGTTGTTAGCGGGCCCGAATCTTATTTTGATTCGCTCGTAACATCTTCATTAACGGCTCAGATCGATTTACCGACCGACGCGTTGGCAGGATACGCTGTCCCCCAAGTGGACTTACCTCCGAATTTTTCGATAGTGAAAATTATACCCGATTCAATCAGGGTCGTTATTACACCATGA
- the tsaD gene encoding tRNA (adenosine(37)-N6)-threonylcarbamoyltransferase complex transferase subunit TsaD: MIVLGIETSCDETSAAVVRDGRKILSNCIYSQEIHQKYGGVVPELASREHIKKLIPIINEALNEANMSLNDIDIFAATYGPGLVGALLVGLTAAKSMAYASGKDFCAVNHLEGHIAANLLAHHDVCGKFLTLLVSGGHTMLIDVMEMGKYTVLGKTLDDAAGEAFDKVAKILGLGYPGGAAIDKLAREGNPDFIKFPRAVLKKNSLDFSYSGLKTAVALYVQKLSRDELEAQKADIAASFQEATIDVLVKKSKIALNKTTPEILAISGGVAANSRLRKKMSDMCHSMGVRLIYPPLNLCTDNAAMIAGAAYFQFMRGEISELTANAVPYQKLGENIYAKRYKKGRK; encoded by the coding sequence ATGATCGTTCTCGGCATAGAAACTTCATGCGATGAAACCTCCGCGGCCGTTGTCCGGGACGGTCGAAAAATATTATCCAATTGCATTTATTCTCAGGAGATACATCAAAAATACGGAGGCGTTGTTCCCGAACTCGCCAGCCGCGAACATATAAAGAAACTCATTCCTATTATTAACGAGGCCCTGAACGAAGCAAACATGTCTTTGAATGATATTGATATTTTTGCCGCCACCTACGGACCCGGATTAGTCGGTGCGTTACTGGTCGGACTGACAGCGGCCAAGTCGATGGCTTACGCCTCCGGTAAAGATTTCTGTGCCGTAAATCATCTGGAGGGACATATTGCCGCTAATTTGCTGGCTCATCATGATGTTTGCGGAAAGTTCTTGACTCTGCTTGTTTCCGGCGGACATACCATGTTGATCGATGTAATGGAAATGGGGAAATACACAGTATTGGGTAAAACTCTCGACGACGCCGCTGGTGAAGCCTTTGACAAAGTCGCCAAAATTCTCGGACTGGGATATCCGGGGGGAGCCGCGATAGACAAATTGGCTCGGGAAGGGAACCCGGATTTTATAAAATTTCCTCGAGCAGTTCTAAAAAAAAATTCTCTTGACTTTTCGTATTCAGGATTAAAAACAGCGGTAGCATTATATGTTCAGAAGTTATCACGGGACGAGCTCGAAGCACAAAAAGCTGATATAGCGGCTTCTTTTCAGGAGGCAACGATTGATGTTTTGGTTAAAAAATCAAAAATCGCGCTGAATAAAACCACCCCTGAAATCCTCGCTATCTCAGGCGGAGTCGCGGCGAATTCAAGATTACGTAAAAAAATGTCGGATATGTGTCATTCTATGGGAGTACGGTTAATCTACCCGCCTCTTAATCTATGCACCGATAACGCGGCCATGATCGCGGGTGCGGCCTATTTTCAATTTATGCGCGGAGAAATATCGGAGTTGACGGCCAACGCCGTCCCTTATCAAAAACTTGGCGAAAACATCTACGCAAAAAGATATAAAAAAGGCCGGAAATAA
- a CDS encoding tetratricopeptide repeat protein produces MKLFVNAGFGLFIVLLMSVGCEKAPENDLDRIGWELERGNYSAAEKIANDYRSADSLSAEAIYCRALLNEYQGLEWDALIGYLDAAPRDAGFLPAMEKFTQLAIELNYFQNGHLMNRILMRKYPENYKYDLYAAGLFMRQNIFDSAQFYIDQAAAKTPESKMISLAKTDRTFRMGDEAEIKIALAELSELEFETEEQFNYLIDLYRYLNLGDSALHYARQWSQNNPDNIQLKLRLIKSLIDERRPNEALSLSRELTDRYDNCGPAYVSTAYAERMLGNYGDAEIVFNKFMEPYINTPPAYELKAKYYSFFNDTISAITHLKVAFDLADNLRYPDDYLSHLFVPLISGLLADLQLDDAHTRYLNFADVFTDLPDMNFFKAHLMYASGDVKDSAIIIVDDSVSLKWDDQEWLELAAGYYFRLRMFDEAKRLYQRLLEFPHYKPEYYSQLSKIYLKYNDYDTAVDLFKRLPFRLQNDIEFLETHLEVYQEKNDWDNAKSIAEVLYTRSGDYVPYLTALSEIYVELGLPDEGYDLLKDFVVRYPDESESYFLKAQFEHGQGMTDSAYDNLHKALALDTANGQALDLLGAWYLDQGQTDSAMACFNKVVDMKCHSGYAYYHLTKHYLETGENLKRAEGMAVYALHYYHDKRAAYLLIGKVYTAIEKYKLARLQFYNGTILFPKDAELNFYLGKTFVKLENSIEARKYLQTALQLDLQSPLKEEAESLMNEL; encoded by the coding sequence ATGAAATTATTCGTAAACGCGGGATTTGGTTTATTCATTGTATTGTTGATGTCGGTCGGATGCGAGAAGGCTCCCGAAAATGATCTCGACCGCATAGGATGGGAATTGGAGAGGGGAAATTATTCGGCGGCCGAAAAAATTGCAAATGACTACAGAAGCGCCGACAGTCTCAGTGCCGAAGCGATCTATTGCCGGGCACTATTGAATGAATATCAAGGGTTGGAATGGGATGCGTTAATTGGCTATCTTGATGCCGCACCTCGTGACGCCGGATTTTTACCGGCCATGGAAAAATTTACTCAACTTGCGATCGAGTTAAATTATTTTCAAAACGGCCACCTGATGAATCGCATCCTCATGAGGAAATATCCGGAAAATTATAAATACGATCTTTATGCCGCCGGCTTATTCATGCGCCAGAACATTTTTGATAGCGCCCAATTTTATATTGATCAGGCCGCCGCGAAAACACCTGAAAGCAAAATGATTTCCCTGGCAAAGACCGACCGGACATTCCGTATGGGAGACGAAGCAGAAATAAAAATAGCTCTTGCGGAATTATCAGAATTGGAGTTTGAAACCGAAGAGCAGTTTAATTATTTGATTGATCTTTATAGATATCTAAACCTGGGCGATTCGGCGCTTCATTACGCCCGTCAATGGTCACAAAACAACCCCGACAATATTCAATTGAAACTAAGGCTAATCAAATCATTAATCGATGAACGCCGACCGAACGAGGCTTTGTCATTATCCCGAGAATTAACTGACAGATATGACAATTGCGGTCCTGCTTACGTATCCACCGCTTATGCCGAAAGAATGCTGGGTAATTACGGTGATGCCGAAATAGTATTTAATAAATTCATGGAGCCTTATATCAACACACCGCCGGCGTATGAATTAAAGGCAAAATATTATTCCTTTTTCAACGATACGATTTCTGCCATCACCCATTTAAAAGTCGCTTTTGATTTAGCGGATAATTTGCGCTATCCGGACGATTATCTGAGTCATCTTTTTGTACCGTTGATAAGCGGTCTGCTGGCCGACCTGCAGTTGGACGATGCCCATACCCGGTATTTGAATTTTGCGGATGTCTTCACCGATCTTCCTGACATGAATTTTTTCAAAGCCCATTTGATGTATGCGTCCGGAGATGTAAAAGATTCCGCGATTATAATTGTTGATGATAGCGTCTCGCTCAAATGGGACGATCAGGAATGGCTGGAGTTGGCGGCCGGGTATTATTTCAGACTACGCATGTTTGATGAAGCTAAACGCCTGTATCAGAGGTTGCTTGAGTTCCCTCATTATAAGCCTGAATATTATTCCCAATTGAGCAAAATATATTTGAAGTATAATGACTATGATACCGCCGTTGATTTATTCAAGCGATTGCCATTCAGACTGCAAAATGATATCGAGTTTCTGGAAACGCACCTCGAAGTATATCAAGAAAAAAATGATTGGGATAATGCCAAATCGATAGCGGAAGTTTTATACACACGGAGCGGGGATTATGTCCCGTATCTAACTGCCTTATCAGAGATATATGTAGAATTGGGATTGCCGGATGAAGGGTACGATTTATTAAAGGATTTTGTCGTGCGCTATCCCGATGAATCGGAAAGTTATTTCCTTAAAGCCCAATTTGAACATGGCCAGGGCATGACCGATTCGGCCTATGATAATTTGCATAAAGCATTGGCGCTTGACACCGCCAACGGTCAGGCTCTTGATTTGTTGGGCGCCTGGTACCTCGACCAGGGTCAAACCGATTCGGCCATGGCGTGTTTTAATAAAGTGGTTGATATGAAATGCCATAGCGGATACGCCTATTATCATTTGACCAAACACTATTTGGAAACGGGCGAAAACCTTAAGCGGGCCGAGGGTATGGCGGTTTACGCACTTCATTATTATCACGATAAGCGGGCGGCTTATCTGCTCATCGGAAAAGTTTACACCGCGATTGAAAAATACAAGCTGGCTCGATTGCAATTTTACAATGGAACGATTTTATTTCCCAAAGACGCGGAGTTGAATTTCTATCTTGGTAAAACCTTTGTAAAGTTGGAAAATAGTATTGAAGCTCGGAAATATCTGCAGACGGCTTTACAGCTTGATTTGCAATCACCGCTTAAGGAAGAAGCGGAGAGTCTCATGAATGAATTATAG